The DNA sequence TTTCCTCGAATCAAACAGGTAAACAATTCGATACTTCGGCACATTTAAAATTTCTACCACTTGCCCCAGTGTATACAATTTTTCCCGCCCTAAACCTTCTTCAGTCATATTCACCCCTCTTATATCAGAATCAGAAATATAAAATTCTCACCCTGATGTGTCGACTGTCGGAGGTTTGTCGATTTGTCGACGATACAAATTTTGGCGAAATGTGCTGTGAATGGCTTAGATACTGGGGTTAAATGGAATGAGAATATTTTATAAAATCTGGGAATAAAAAAACCTTGCTACCGTTTTGTCGATAACAAGGCTTTTGAGAGAAAAGGGGGACTGGCTATCAGTTTAGTTTATTATGGGCTTCGGTATAAATGCCATCATGGCATTCTTGACAATGGTTTGTTGTATCCTCACACACATAGCAATAATGCCTATGGTTTTTTTTGCATACTGGACATTCCGTAAGCTGAATATGGACGGGTTTCTTGCTACTAGCTTTCCTTTTACTGATCTTAAAAAGGGTTTGATTGCTCACAATTAAATCTTTATCGGTTTGAAAAAAACTCTTTAGCAATTTGTTTAATCTTTCACTACGTTTTTGTCTTGCATTATCAACCTTATGCAGGTTCCCATTATATTCGGCATAATCTTGCAAAGCATCCCATGCAGCCAATGGACGATTGTTGGTTTTAGCAGAAAGTCCCATTTGTGCATAATGGAAAGTCTTAGATTCTTCTTTAACATCAATGCGGATATTTTCATCATCCAGGAGGCACATTTTAATATCATTTATATTAGCTCCGGGAGGCATAGGGAAAGTGTTAACCGTGTGTGGCACACCTAGCCCGTTGGCTTTCCCCTGCATCTTTTGTGCGCTCTCAAGGCTTATCACATTTGATTCAAACACATTCATAAATACTTTTGGTATGTCTGCCGGTGGAGTTAAAGTGCTAACAATCAACACACCTTTGTTATTCTCACTGCTTTTAAAATCCCTTATTCTAGCTGTCAGTTTTTCCAAAAAATCGCTTTCTCGGCATTTCAAGCCATTAAGAAAAACAGAACTTCCACGAAATAAGCGATCTAGTAACTTCCCTTCTGTAATCTTATCATTGCCATCATAGAAACTCTCTACACGGCTAAAGATATTATTTAATTCAGTTACATCCTCACCATACAAAGAATAATAAGGCAGTGATGTTTCTCCTCTTATACAGTAATAATAGCTCCCTAATGCTTCTAATAAATCTATATTATCTCCTACAAGCAAAACAAGTCTACCAGTAATTCTTTTTATCTTGTCTAGTAACTCATCTTTTATTTCTTTCTCTAAATTTTCTATAATTTGTGTTTTTACACTCTTGTCTGGAAAGTCTTTATGGTGAATGTTTTCATATAAAAGTAGCTGCCTCAAAGCTGGATGTGATATAGGTGTGCTGTTTGGCGTGTTCACGGTATCTCCTTTGGATAATCCTTGATAGAAGAATTAAGGACAGGCCGTCAAGGTCACGGCTTTTCGCTTCGTCAAGCTAGTCCTTAATCTTTTACTATTTGATGATGGCAAGGCTTTAAACGAAACCTCTTATTTATAAATATCACGCCTGTGTCCTATCTTGTGAACAATAACAACCCTTTTGGATTGATCCAGTTCATAAATAACCCGGTAAGCTCCAACCTTTAGTTTGTAAAGCCCTGAAAGCTCGCTGCGAAGTGGCAGAAGTTCCACCACTTCTATATTCTTAGAAAACCAAGCCAGTTTATCTGTAATCCTCTTTGCCATAGGCTTATCAATCTTTGAGAGTTCATCAATAGCTTTTGGTAGAATGGTCACACTATATTTATTCAAGTCCTAGTTCCTTTACCACCGTCTCAAGTGGAATTCCTTTTGCTTTCCTCTTTAAAGATTCTTCTAATTCAAACTCAACCTCTGGTCTTAACTCAAGCCCGTAATCAGGATCAATGGCCTCCAAAACAGTATCTTTGATAAGCTTTTTAAGCTCTCCAACGGTCATGTCGCTAACCTTTTTTTCTTTCCTTGTCTTTGATATCTTTTTACCCTGCATATTCCTCTTCCTAAAAACAAAAGGCCAATTGCAGAAGGTCATGGCCTCCACAATCAGCCTTTTATTAGCTTCCTGGCTTCTAATCTGATATACACCAGTATGCTTTAATTTCGTATATTCCGCAATGACCATGACTCATTACAGAATTTATCTTTCAGTTATACTATCACGTAGGTAGTATTTTGTTCAAGCTTCATATCCACTAGACCAATTCCAGAAAATTACACGCACCTAAGAAGGTATCTAATATATATGATTAATAAATATCAACTTTATAGGGGGTGGGGGTCTAGTCTCTCATCCTAAATCTACTCAAATCTACTATCTGATCAAAATCAACGTCAACGTTTGCGTTAAGATTAATATTCTTCTTCGGGTCAATCCTATCCTGCTGGCCTTCGATGATACGCATAGCCAGTTTGATGCATTGATCTTGCACGCTTTTCTCTTCACCACGAGTTTCAAGTGCTTCTTTGGCAATTAGTAAGACGTTCCTTGCGATCTTCTTAGACGCTTTCAAAGTTTGAGGATCAGTTAAAATTGCGTTTTTGATTCTTGTTTCCTGCTTATACGCTGATACTGCCTTGCCCGTGTAGCCTGCAAGCGCATACGCTTCTTTTATACCTTTTCCCTCCATGCGGAAAGCTTGGAACTTTTTCGCCTTTTCTGTCAATTCTTTCATGTGCTGACTCCTGATTTTTGTGTTAGCATTTTTAGGTCTTGTGTCGTACTTATGTCGTACCTGATCATAGAAATATACCAAGAAAGATAAATACAAACAAGAATTAAATTCCCTTGAAAGCCTTGTGATTGCTGATAGAATAAGAGAACTTCAATAAACATCAAAATACTTAAAAAGAGATAAAAGAGGCTATTATGCTTCTGGGTATAGTATGTCAATACAAGACCTATGAAAGCAACAATAGAAAGTATCATAAAAAATATAGCCATATCACTCATGGTTAATACTCCCTTCTAAAAGAAAGGCGACAATGAAAGTAAATAATGCCGCAAGACTACCAAAAATAATGGCAGGAATATCCCACTTATCTTTTAATAAATTGCATATAATGGCTAAAAGAGCTATTCCCTTGCTTATATCATACAAATTATTTAGAGGTGCTTTCTCTTTGCTTCTTAGTCATATTAGTAAACACATTATACACCACATAAAAATAGATAGTAAAAGATAAAAAGAGATAAGAATATACTTGCAGATGAAACCGAACAGAATATGATGCATGTTAAGTCTTTGGTTGTATACTGGTATAGGGAACGTTATGGAATCCCTAATTATGTCATTGCGGGGTAGTCTTTTCTCTATCGAGGATATGTTCGGTTTCATCTTTGAAATACTATAGGCTAAGACCTCTCCACTGAAATGCCGGGATAGTGGTCTGTCAGTGGCTCTTTGTCTCGTATTATCCGGTCTTGTTTCTGGATGTCTTCCCGTAAATATTTCGGCAGATTAAAGAGGGCATGATGGGTAATACTATCGTAGAAACGTAGTGTAGTGGTGAGCCTCGATGAAATCCTGGTATCAATCTCATCACCCGTAATATCCAGGTTGCCCGGATTATGCGTTGCCATAGTAAACCCCCATTGCAGTGCGTAAGAAGGAATGTAGGTAACATAGGGATATACGTGAGGAAATACCTTATTAAGGGTATTACAGATGCTGGTAAACACTTCATTTTCGGTAAGAGAAGCTGCTCCAGACTGCACAAGAAGTATGCCGTCCTTATTAAGTCTTTCAGCAATAATTTGATAAAATTCCAGGGTGAAAAGCATAAAAGAAGTACCTCCCTCCAACGGATCATTCACGTCTATAATAACGACATCAAATCGTTCCTGTGTCTGTTCCAAATATCTTCTGCCGTCTTCAATTATAAGCTCTGCACGGCTATCGTCGAATGCGCCCGCATGGAATGAAGGAAGATACTTCCTGGCGCATACAATCATTTCCTTATCGATATCGACCATCACGGCCTTTTTTACCGTCCTGTAACGAAGCGATTCTCTGAGAGTTGCACCTTCACCACCACCTAAAATAAGCACATGTTCCGGGCATGGATGTAAAATCAGGGATGGATGCACGAGCGCCTCATGATAGATAAACTCATCCGTCTCTGCCGATTGAAGTTCATTTTCCAGGATGAGGCATCTTCCATAATTATACGTATCTACGATAATAATTTTTTGAATCCCGGATTGAACCTGATGCACAACATCCTTGAAGGCATGCTTATGCAGTTCGTAATTGTTAAAATAATCTTCTATCCAGCTTCCTGATATTTTTTCCATATAGTCCTTTCATGTAGGGTATAAAAAGAGTTGTATTCACCATAATCTTATATTTTCCTGCCATGTAGGGCAAGGCTTTAGCCTTGCTTCCCCGCCTGGATACCTGTACGAGGATAGCAACTCTAAAGAGTCTGTACAAAAGATCCTAAGCGAGGTTATATACCGTGTTAATCTAAATGAAAAATACCCTCTAATGTATCGTGACTAAAAATAATCATACTTTTTGCAGAAGCTCTTTAACCTTGCAAAGGCGCAAACCCAAAGGTTTGCCCTACCCATGCTTTAAAGCTCCTGATTCGTTTCCGTTAATTTATTCACTTGTATCTTTTTAGGCAGGAAATTTCCCCTTTTTAGTTCCAGGGTTGAAGTCTCTTTTGCCTGGAATGCCTGTATTATATGAGAAGCAGCATTTTGCGGATCGATTATATTACCACAAATAAAGATGTCGGTAGCGGCATATCCATATTCAGGCCATGTATGAATCGAGATATGCGATTCAGCAAGTATTGCGACACCGGTTACACCATAGGGACTAAACCGGTGACATACCACATTCACCAGAGTTGCCTTCATAGCCTCCGTAGCTTTGGTAAGGATCTCCTGTATACCATCGGCATCATCAATAATATCCTTACAACATCCCCACATCTCCAGAACGATATGTCTACCTAGCGTATCCAATACTTCTCTCCTCGTATTAAGCTGCACAAAATCAAAATGTACCGATGAAAAAACGGTTTGATTCTAGAACGAATTGTTAGACTTGTCAAGAATGAATCTCGATCAGAAATATTTTGACAATTCAAATTTCATCCTGTATAGTGCTAAAAAATTATGAAGAATACTGCCAGTCAAAATACCCTTCAGTCACCTCTGAATCCACATCCTTATTAATCCCCCCTAATCCCCCTTTAGCAAAGGGGGGAAATAGAGAGATTAGCAAAGGAAGGGACGGAGGAGTTTTTAGAGGGGGAGAGGGTAAGAGTGTTGCAAAATAGAGGACGGAGGGATTTGTAAAGGGAGAGATGGAGAGATTAACAAAGGGGAGAACTGAAGGATTAATAAAGGGATGTCTAGGAGAATTAGTAAAGGGAGATGGCGAGGATTTGGGGAGGAATTTAGCGTTATTCTCATACCATTTTGTTGGCGTGGGTGGTATTGGCATGAGCGCCATCGCTCAAGTACTGAAGGAACAAGGCCACACGGTTAGCGGTTCTGATAGAAATTATGACAAACACATTACCCCTTATGTATTTTCCAAACTTCTGTCTCAAGGCATTTCACTCCACCCTCAGGACGGTTCAGGTGTTAACGAAAATACACATTTTATCGTTATCTCCTCCGCCATCGAAGAAGAAAATCCGGATATTAAAAAAGCCCGGCTGCTTAACAAAAAGATTATAAAACGCGCCAACCTCCTGGCTGAGATATTTAACCATAAATATGGAATTGCTATTGGAGGAACAAATGGAAAGACTACCGTAAGTTCTATGGTCAGTTATATCCTTGATTATGCCAACCTGTCCCCTACTATTATTGTAGGTGGATGTATCAAAAACTATGTTGATAAAGTCCATTTAGGTAATGCAAAAATGGGCACATCAGACATCATTGCCATAGAGGCTGATGAGAGTGATGGCAGTATCGTCTCTTATACACCACAAACATCTGTCATTACGAATGTGTCTAAAGACCACAATACTATCGAAGAGATATCGAAGATGTTTGTAACCCTTTCAGAAAATACCAAAAAAATGCTCATTCTCAATGCCGATTGTCCGCATTTGAAAACAATACATTTTAAGCATAAAAACATTGTTACCTATGGGTTACATAATGGCGCTGCTATAAGCGCAAAAAATATAACTTATAAACCATTCCAAACCCTATTCGATGTAAATGGTCAGTCTTTTGAGATACATCTTCCCGGTTCTTATAACGTATCAAATGCACTTGCAGCTATTGCTGTTGCCAGAAGTCTGAATATCCCTGATAGTAAAACATCTGCAGCGCTCAAACAGTTCAGGGGTATACAGCGCAGGATGGATAGTATCGGAGAGGTCCATGGAATAAGGGTGATAGACGATTATGCCCACAATCCGGAAAAAGTTAAGGCAGCAATACAGGCAGTAAAATTACACTATAAGCGCATTATCGCCATCTTTCAACCTCACGGTTACGGCCCTGCCAATTTTATGAAGGAAGAACTCGTAGATGCCTTTGTTACCGTCCTTTCCCCTCAGGATATCCTCTTTATGCCGGAGATATATTACGCTGGCGGCACTGCCAGCAAAAATATCTCTTCTGCTGATATTATTCAGCAAGTAAATAGAGCCGGTAAAAATGCCTTTTTTATTGAAAAAAGAGACGATATTATACCAATAATTGAAGGACAGACCCATGAAGGCGATTGTATCCTTGTCATGGGAGCAAGAGACTATACCCTCACTGAATTTTGCGAAAAAATCCTGCAGGGTTTGATACAGAGAGAGATGTCGAAGAATTATAGCAGCCAATAGATGAAACAGAACAGGATAAGATGTAGGGCAAGGCTTTAGCCTTGCCGCCCCCGCCTGAGTATATATACGCGAGGACAGTACCCTAAAGGGTTGCCCTACGGAATTAAGAGGCGTGTAGTGGCAAGGCGCGCCTTGCCACTCCATAGCTTGTTTGAAATTCCTATATAGAAGTATTGGTTCTCCTGAATTAAGCTCTTTCTATGGTTTGCAAAAAATGCCGTGCTAAATTTGGATTGGTTGCAAAGTGAACATGAGTGTAGGAAGCCAACACACGGTCAGTAGAGAGGCCATCCTGATGTGATGCCTTATCACCATATTTAGAAACATCGTATGCATATGATGTACCTTCGGGCACATGCAGCGATGACCAGTGAAATTCATGCGCTCTGAATACATCGCCCTTTTGACACAAAAGATTATCATGCACTGCCTGAACATTACTGTAGCCTAATCCCTGTCGCTTATTCTCCATCCTCGTTGCGCCTTTCAGTATCCCGCACATCTCATGCGTTTTCCCTTTAAAATCTACCAAATGTTCAAGCAGATACATCATCCCCCCGCATTCTCCATATATGATCGCACCATTCTTATGGGCCTTTCGTATCGATTCCTTCATTGTTGTATTCGAAGCAAGCAATGCAGCATGGAGTTCCGGAAATCCACCGCCAATATATAAGCCTTTGATATCAGCAGGTATATATTTATCATACAATGGACTAAAGTACGTAAGCTCCGCACCATACAATTCCAGGAGATCAAGATTATCCTGATAATAAAAATTAAACGCTTCATCCGAAGCAACAGCAATCCTGAAATGAAACCCCTTATCTATTTCCCTGAATACCGTCCTCTCAAATGCAGGGAGGCTGTTTGGCGCAGATGCAATACTGAGTAATACGTCAATATCAACAGTAGCCGACAGTATATTTCCAATTTTTCGATACGTTGACTTTGAGAATTCCTGCTCTACTGATGGCACCAGACCCAGGTGACGTTCCGGTAATGCTATCTCCTTATCAAACGGCAGGTATCCCAGCACAGGAATATTGCAATTTTCTTCGATAGAGTTCTTGAGGGAAGTGTAATGACGTTCACTTCTCACCCGATTTAAAATCACACCCTGAATTTTCACCTCTCTGTCAAAATGTTTATATCCCAGGACAACAGCGCCCGCGCTTCTTGACATCCCTTTTGCGTCCATTACCAGTATTACGGGCATATTCAATATCCTGGCAAGATGCGCTGTGCTGCCAAATTCCGTTCCATCCAGGCATCCATCGTAGAGACCCATCACTCCCTCGATCACAGCTATATCTGAGTCCGTTAAAGCATGCTCAAACAATTCCAAACAAACATCCCTGCTCATAAGCCATGTATCCAGGTTGCGGGAGGGACGTTCGGTAACAGCCATATGATGTGAGGGATCAATATAGTCAGGTCCTACCTTAAAACCTTGCACCTTATATCCCTTTTCTATGAGTGCAGACATCAGGCCAAGGGTGATAGTTGTTTTTCCTGCACCGCTGTGTGTTCCGGCAATTAATATTCTTGGAAAATTAGATAACATATGATTCATAAGTCCTTCTTTACTGTAAGAAAATTATCAGGGAGAATGGAGGAAATATCGTATAGTACTCCAAAAATGAAACCGAACATAATGAATTAAGATATAATTTCATCAACACGGACAAACCCTCCCTGTTCAGGACGCACAGGGACAGGGTTTGCCCGTGCCACCCCAAATACCGCTTAAGGTAACGCTTATGCCCCTCAATCCCTTCCCAGAATGGGACTAAGGGGTAGATTTCCCTCCTGATTTACCCAATCCTTTTACCTACTCCTATTACCCCTTTTACCCACCCCTCAATCCCCTCCCGAGAGGGGACTTTTTATTCCCCTCTTGGGAGGGGTTAGGGGTGGGTTCACTCCCATATACATCAAGCTAAGCTTCTTTACCGCATGAAATAAGTTTTTGTTGAAGCAAGAACTCAATACAACGGGTATGACTGTTCAGCGCTTGACGGGTTGTTTTCCGTTTCCTTTGTTGTTTGCAAAGCCATTTTGGTATATCCACC is a window from the Candidatus Jettenia sp. genome containing:
- a CDS encoding helix-turn-helix domain-containing protein, with the protein product MTEEGLGREKLYTLGQVVEILNVPKYRIVYLFDSRKLRGEDFLKSPGGERVYRESDIEKIRRALFEVGNK
- the speD gene encoding adenosylmethionine decarboxylase codes for the protein MDTLGRHIVLEMWGCCKDIIDDADGIQEILTKATEAMKATLVNVVCHRFSPYGVTGVAILAESHISIHTWPEYGYAATDIFICGNIIDPQNAASHIIQAFQAKETSTLELKRGNFLPKKIQVNKLTETNQEL
- a CDS encoding type II toxin-antitoxin system RelE/ParE family toxin, with the protein product MNKYSVTILPKAIDELSKIDKPMAKRITDKLAWFSKNIEVVELLPLRSELSGLYKLKVGAYRVIYELDQSKRVVIVHKIGHRRDIYK
- a CDS encoding cobyrinate a,c-diamide synthase, with product MNHMLSNFPRILIAGTHSGAGKTTITLGLMSALIEKGYKVQGFKVGPDYIDPSHHMAVTERPSRNLDTWLMSRDVCLELFEHALTDSDIAVIEGVMGLYDGCLDGTEFGSTAHLARILNMPVILVMDAKGMSRSAGAVVLGYKHFDREVKIQGVILNRVRSERHYTSLKNSIEENCNIPVLGYLPFDKEIALPERHLGLVPSVEQEFSKSTYRKIGNILSATVDIDVLLSIASAPNSLPAFERTVFREIDKGFHFRIAVASDEAFNFYYQDNLDLLELYGAELTYFSPLYDKYIPADIKGLYIGGGFPELHAALLASNTTMKESIRKAHKNGAIIYGECGGMMYLLEHLVDFKGKTHEMCGILKGATRMENKRQGLGYSNVQAVHDNLLCQKGDVFRAHEFHWSSLHVPEGTSYAYDVSKYGDKASHQDGLSTDRVLASYTHVHFATNPNLARHFLQTIERA
- the speE gene encoding polyamine aminopropyltransferase — translated: MEKISGSWIEDYFNNYELHKHAFKDVVHQVQSGIQKIIIVDTYNYGRCLILENELQSAETDEFIYHEALVHPSLILHPCPEHVLILGGGEGATLRESLRYRTVKKAVMVDIDKEMIVCARKYLPSFHAGAFDDSRAELIIEDGRRYLEQTQERFDVVIIDVNDPLEGGTSFMLFTLEFYQIIAERLNKDGILLVQSGAASLTENEVFTSICNTLNKVFPHVYPYVTYIPSYALQWGFTMATHNPGNLDITGDEIDTRISSRLTTTLRFYDSITHHALFNLPKYLREDIQKQDRIIRDKEPLTDHYPGISVERS
- the murC gene encoding UDP-N-acetylmuramate--L-alanine ligase — its product is MERLTKGRTEGLIKGCLGELVKGDGEDLGRNLALFSYHFVGVGGIGMSAIAQVLKEQGHTVSGSDRNYDKHITPYVFSKLLSQGISLHPQDGSGVNENTHFIVISSAIEEENPDIKKARLLNKKIIKRANLLAEIFNHKYGIAIGGTNGKTTVSSMVSYILDYANLSPTIIVGGCIKNYVDKVHLGNAKMGTSDIIAIEADESDGSIVSYTPQTSVITNVSKDHNTIEEISKMFVTLSENTKKMLILNADCPHLKTIHFKHKNIVTYGLHNGAAISAKNITYKPFQTLFDVNGQSFEIHLPGSYNVSNALAAIAVARSLNIPDSKTSAALKQFRGIQRRMDSIGEVHGIRVIDDYAHNPEKVKAAIQAVKLHYKRIIAIFQPHGYGPANFMKEELVDAFVTVLSPQDILFMPEIYYAGGTASKNISSADIIQQVNRAGKNAFFIEKRDDIIPIIEGQTHEGDCILVMGARDYTLTEFCEKILQGLIQREMSKNYSSQ